Within Salvia splendens isolate huo1 unplaced genomic scaffold, SspV2 ctg112, whole genome shotgun sequence, the genomic segment CCCCCTCAATTTTACATAATTTTCCATACATATAACCTAtttatttcaatatatttattaaataactAATTACTTCCTAGTCTGTAGGAAGTAGTCTGGAGTATTAAAAAGCTCAATGCTGCTAATAAAATTTGCTTGCTGCAGTAGTCCGGCGTAATTCATTTACAATTTCACATTCCCATTTActattttacaaaaataaacaattaaaacttaaaagccCAAAATGCCCCCTTCCAGAACATGGGATTAAATAAACATTTGCACCCATAAATTTCAAACGTTTGACCAGAATTCCGTTATTAATTACCTccataaagaaaacaaaaagaagataaaaattccaaataaaatcaCATGTGATTGTATATCCTCTAGTTGACTAACTTTTTTCTGCGAATATGAAAAGGAGATATTTAGTGTTAAATaggaaggaaataaaataaaaaatagaataaaataaagagataaaatataataaaatactgAGAAAATATTACCTTATGCTAAAATAGAAATGGCTTATTATCTTGAAATTTACTGAAATGcaaaataattcaattaataacTAATGAAAGAAAGTATTCCCTTAATCCATAAATAAGAGTCTCAATTCATTTTTACCGCGAATAGTAAGCCTATATTCCATTTACCCATTTAAGACTTTTTtagcatttcttaaaacccgtattGAAAATATACAACAGTTCTAATGATAAATGGAGGAAGCACTTGTTATTTAATGAAAACACCTCCATTTCCACAAAAATAAACTCATCCAATAACCACCACTCTACGCCGCCATGGCCGCCCACCTCCTCCTCTTCGCGGCGGCGCTGCTATCCTACTCCGCGATCCCGTCCCTCTCCCTCCCACCCTGCCCCCCGTGCGGGCCCACCCCGGTCCCCTACCCCCTTAGCACCGCCCCCACCTGCGGCGACCCGGCCTACAAAATCCGGTGCTCCGCCGCCTCCACCCTCCTCTTCGACTCCTCCAACAACACCTACCCCATCGCCTCCATCTCCCCTTCCACCCAGCGCCTCACCATCAccccccccccctcccccccAACACCTGCCTCGCCGCCGACCTCCCCTCCAACGGCCTCCAGCTCAGCCCCTCCGCCCCCTTCAACATCACCAGCAGCAACACCATCTTCTACCTCAACTGCACCGACTCCATCCTCAACTCCCCCCTCAACTGCACCTCCACCAGCCTCTGCCACGTCTACAGCAACGCCACCGCCAGCCCCTGCCGCGGCACCCAGTGCTGCGCCTTCCGGGCTGGTGGCTCCACCACGGCCTACATGATCCGGGTCAGGCAGGAGGGCTGCCGCGCCTACCGCAGCTTCGTCAACCTGGATCCGGACTTGCCCGTGGCGAGGTGGCCGCAGCCGGCGGTGGAGCTGCTCTGGCTGCTGCCGCCTGAGCCCGTCTGCGAGGCCCAGGCGGATTGCGGATCCGGTTCGACCTGCGGGCCGGAGCGGAACTCGGGCGGGTCGGTCAGAAGGTGCTTTTGTAATTCGGGTCTGGAGTGGGACCCGGTTTCTGGACTATGTGCTCTAGGTTGGTTTTTTTGATATTTGGAACATTTATTAACTAT encodes:
- the LOC121788684 gene encoding lysine-rich arabinogalactan protein 19-like — encoded protein: MAAHLLLFAAALLSYSAIPSLSLPPCPPCGPTPVPYPLSTAPTCGDPAYKIRCSAASTLLFDSSNNTYPIASISPSTQRLTITPPPSPPTPASPPTSPPTASSSAPPPPSTSPAATPSSTSTAPTPSSTPPSTAPPPASATSTATPPPAPAAAPSAAPSGLVAPPRPT